One window of Doryrhamphus excisus isolate RoL2022-K1 chromosome 13, RoL_Dexc_1.0, whole genome shotgun sequence genomic DNA carries:
- the LOC131140347 gene encoding hepatic sodium/bile acid cotransporter-like encodes MNVTDVYKGISILYNGVNMSGNGSTGVLNVSSPLNKAINILSILLLFITMISLGCTMEISKIRNHLLRPKGVAIAIVAQFGIMPLTAFCLAKLLKMDSIKAVTVLICGCCPGGNLSNIFTLALKGDMNLSIVMTTCSCVAALGLMPLLLLIYCQGFSGLENAVPYVGIITALAFTLVPCAMGIAINHYRPKYTPLVLKSGLGTMIISSMVLFSLSGMAVKDILWMILTVDVLTVAALMPLIGFTLGYVMSAICRLSSKCSRTISVETGCQNIHLCVAILKVAFPPEVIGPMFLFPLLYYMFQCAEALLFTVCFRSYQIFKTSDEDGKNVFVQQDEEKKTDCPRGLEANNRT; translated from the exons ATGAACGTGACCGACGTCTACAAGGGAATCAGCATCCTCTACAATGGAGTAAATATGTCCGGGAACGGGAGCACGGGAGTTCTGAACGTATCTTCTCCCCTCAACAAAGCCATCAACATCCTGTCCATCCTTCTTCTCTTCATCACCATGATCTCTCTGGGATGCACCATGGAGATCTCCAAAATAAGGAACCATTTGCTACGACCGAAAGGAGTAGCCATCGCCATCGTGGCCCAGTTTGGCATCATGCCCTTGACGGCGTTTTGTCTTGCTAAATTACTCAAGATGGATTCCATCAAGGCCGTGACGGTGCTCATCTGTGGATGCTGTCCAGGAGGGAACCTATCCAATATCTTCACCTTGGCCCTCAAGGGGGACATGAACCTCAG CATAGTGATGACCACATGCTCCTGCGTTGCAGCTCTGGGACTGATGCCCTTGCTGCTCTTAATCTACTGTCAAGGCTTCAGCGGCCTGGAGAACGCGGTGCCTTACGTGGGCATCATTACGGCTCTCGCCTTCACCTTGGTGCCCTGCGCCATGGGCATTGCTATCAATCACTACAGACCTAAATATACACCTCTGGTCTTGAAG TCTGGTTTAGGCACAATGATCATTTCCAGCATGGTCCTGTTCTCCTTGTCCGGCATGGCGGTCAAAGACATTCTGTGGATGATCCTCACCGTTGATGTTCTGACTGTGGCGGCTCTGATGCCCCTTATTGGTTTCACGCTGGGATATGTCATGTCGGCCATATGCAGACTCAGTTCAAA ATGCAGCAGGACCATCTCAGTGGAAACAGGATGTCAGAACATTCACCTCTGTGTGGCCATCCTGAAGGTCGCCTTTCCCCCAGAGGTCATCGGACCCATGTTTCTCTTCCCTTTGCTGTACTACATGTTCCAGTGTGCCGAGGCTCTCCTGTTCACCGTGTGCTTCAGATCTTACCAAATATTCAAGACATCCGACGAGG ATGGCAAGAATGTCTTTGTTCAACAAgatgaggagaaaaaaacagactgtcCGAGAGGTTTGGAGGCAAATAACCGAACATGA